In Streptomyces sp. NBC_00433, a single genomic region encodes these proteins:
- a CDS encoding extracellular solute-binding protein: protein MLRGVAGAAGLAAVSGGLLTACSSDSDSSDKKSGGSSSTGSVAGSTVTFGSNYSDPAAKTAFAALTTAATASSQVKVTVNTVDHNTFQDNITSYLQGTPDDLFTWFAGYRMQYFAAQGLAQPLDDVWEKIGGNFGPAAKKLSTGLDGHQYLVPLYNYPWVVFYNKSEFAKHHYTVPTTWDEYIALAKQMKTDGLIPLAFADKDGWPALGTFDILNMRINGYDYHMQLMTHKIPWTDAGVATVFQHWAELLPYAQSGANGRIWQDAAKTLESKQAGMMFQGTNQVAAQYVTDKANLDDLDFFTFPTVNPKWGQDYMDAPTDGFMLSKKAKNTDAAKAILEYIGSGPAEAEYLKTDQWDVGLANGLQVPTYNAIQKKSVTEIGKCKAVAQFMDRDSDPAMAKAMISILQKFIDDPSTGNIASLQKSAEQQAKAIYTS from the coding sequence CTGCTCAGGGGCGTGGCCGGTGCCGCGGGGCTCGCGGCAGTTTCCGGCGGCCTGCTGACGGCGTGCAGCAGCGACTCTGACTCGTCGGACAAGAAGTCCGGCGGTTCGAGCAGCACCGGTTCGGTGGCCGGCAGCACCGTCACCTTCGGGTCGAACTACTCCGACCCGGCCGCCAAGACCGCGTTCGCCGCGCTCACCACCGCGGCCACCGCGTCGTCGCAGGTGAAGGTCACCGTCAACACGGTCGACCACAACACCTTCCAGGACAACATCACCAGCTACCTGCAGGGCACCCCGGACGACCTCTTCACCTGGTTCGCCGGCTACCGCATGCAGTACTTCGCCGCGCAGGGCCTGGCGCAGCCGCTGGACGACGTCTGGGAGAAGATCGGCGGCAACTTCGGCCCCGCCGCCAAGAAGCTGTCCACCGGTCTGGACGGCCACCAGTACCTGGTGCCGCTCTACAACTACCCGTGGGTGGTCTTCTACAACAAGAGCGAGTTCGCCAAGCACCACTACACCGTCCCCACCACCTGGGACGAGTACATCGCGCTGGCCAAGCAGATGAAGACCGACGGCCTGATCCCGCTCGCCTTCGCCGACAAGGACGGCTGGCCCGCGCTGGGGACGTTCGACATCCTCAACATGCGGATCAACGGCTACGACTACCACATGCAGCTGATGACCCACAAGATCCCGTGGACGGACGCGGGCGTCGCCACGGTCTTCCAGCACTGGGCCGAGCTGCTGCCCTACGCGCAGTCCGGCGCCAACGGCCGGATCTGGCAGGACGCCGCCAAGACGCTGGAGTCCAAGCAGGCCGGCATGATGTTCCAGGGCACCAACCAGGTGGCCGCGCAGTACGTCACCGACAAGGCGAACCTGGACGACCTGGACTTCTTCACCTTCCCGACGGTGAACCCCAAGTGGGGCCAGGACTACATGGACGCGCCCACCGACGGGTTCATGCTGAGCAAGAAGGCCAAGAACACCGACGCGGCCAAGGCGATCCTGGAGTACATCGGCAGCGGCCCGGCCGAGGCGGAGTACCTCAAGACCGACCAGTGGGACGTGGGCCTGGCCAACGGCCTGCAGGTGCCGACGTACAACGCGATCCAGAAGAAGTCGGTCACCGAGATCGGCAAGTGCAAGGCCGTCGCGCAGTTCATGGACCGCGACTCGGACCCGGCCATGGCCAAGGCGATGATCTCGATCCTGCAGAAGTTCATCGACGACC
- a CDS encoding 4'-phosphopantetheinyl transferase superfamily protein gives MIEHLLPPGAFSRAAYGGELDEAPLYPEEAPAVARAVPKRRREYAAGRACARDALARLGLPAGPILRDAHRGAPQWPDGVVGSITHCDGYRAAAVARSADILTIGIDAEPHDRLPEGVLNSILATDAERAALAALAESAPGIHWERLFFSAKETVYKAWYPYHHRMLGFHEAELLFTAGPDTPDAAGAYERDTPDRGGYTARVLVPGPLLAEGVGPEVFTGRWIVRDGLLATAIVVPAHADADGGPTA, from the coding sequence GTGATCGAGCACCTGCTGCCCCCCGGTGCGTTCTCCCGCGCCGCCTACGGGGGCGAACTCGACGAGGCGCCGCTCTACCCCGAGGAAGCGCCCGCCGTCGCCCGGGCCGTCCCCAAACGGCGGCGCGAATACGCGGCCGGCCGCGCCTGCGCCCGCGACGCCCTCGCCCGGCTCGGCCTCCCGGCGGGCCCCATCCTGCGCGACGCGCACCGCGGCGCCCCGCAGTGGCCGGACGGCGTCGTCGGCAGCATCACCCACTGCGACGGCTACCGCGCGGCGGCCGTCGCCCGCAGCGCGGACATCCTCACCATCGGCATCGACGCGGAACCCCACGACCGCCTCCCCGAGGGTGTCCTGAACTCCATCCTCGCCACCGACGCCGAGCGGGCCGCGCTCGCCGCCCTCGCCGAGAGCGCCCCCGGGATCCACTGGGAGCGGCTGTTCTTCAGCGCCAAGGAGACCGTCTACAAGGCGTGGTATCCCTACCACCACCGCATGCTCGGCTTCCACGAGGCGGAGCTGCTCTTCACCGCCGGCCCCGACACGCCGGACGCGGCCGGGGCGTACGAGCGCGACACGCCCGACCGCGGCGGCTACACCGCCCGGGTGCTGGTACCCGGGCCGCTGCTCGCCGAGGGCGTCGGGCCCGAGGTCTTCACCGGCCGCTGGATCGTCCGCGACGGCCTGCTGGCGACCGCCATCGTCGTCCCGGCGCACGCCGACGCCGACGGCGGCCCCACCGCCTGA
- a CDS encoding metallophosphoesterase, with translation MTGPDGAHLLAISDLHVGYQANRLIVEALRPEHEDDWLLVAGDVAERSTDIKWALGTLKKHFSTVIWLPGNHELWTPPDDPVQLRGEQRYRYLVEEARRLGVITPEDPYPLWEGPDGPVAVVPMFLLYDYTWRDGTPGARDKEEALAQAREAGVVCTDEMFLHPDPLPGRDDWCRARVAETARRLEALDPALPTVLANHWPLHREPTAVLHYPEFALWCGTELTEQWHTRFRATEVVYGHLHIPRVIWRDGVRFTEVSLGYPREWGRRPAGPAGPRRILAGRQQAARR, from the coding sequence ATGACCGGCCCTGACGGGGCGCACCTGCTCGCGATCAGCGACCTGCACGTCGGATACCAGGCCAACCGGCTGATCGTCGAGGCGCTCAGACCGGAGCACGAGGACGACTGGCTGCTGGTCGCCGGGGACGTCGCGGAGCGCTCCACCGACATCAAGTGGGCGCTCGGCACCCTCAAGAAGCACTTCTCCACCGTCATCTGGCTGCCCGGCAACCACGAGCTGTGGACACCGCCCGACGATCCCGTCCAGCTCCGCGGCGAGCAGCGCTACCGCTACCTGGTCGAGGAGGCCCGCCGGCTCGGCGTGATCACCCCCGAGGACCCGTACCCGCTGTGGGAGGGCCCCGACGGGCCGGTCGCCGTCGTCCCGATGTTCCTGCTGTACGACTACACCTGGCGCGACGGCACCCCCGGTGCCCGCGACAAGGAGGAGGCGCTCGCCCAGGCACGGGAGGCGGGCGTCGTCTGCACCGACGAGATGTTCCTGCACCCCGACCCGCTGCCGGGCCGCGACGACTGGTGCCGCGCCAGGGTCGCCGAGACCGCGCGCCGCCTCGAAGCGCTCGACCCCGCCCTGCCCACGGTGCTCGCCAACCACTGGCCGCTGCACCGCGAGCCCACCGCGGTGCTGCACTATCCGGAGTTCGCCCTGTGGTGCGGCACCGAGCTGACCGAGCAGTGGCACACCCGCTTCCGCGCCACCGAGGTCGTCTACGGCCACCTGCACATCCCCCGCGTCATCTGGCGCGACGGCGTCCGCTTCACCGAGGTCTCGCTCGGCTACCCCCGCGAATGGGGCCGCCGCCCCGCCGGACCCGCCGGACCCCGGCGCATCCTGGCCGGCCGGCAGCAGGCGGCCCGCCGGTGA
- a CDS encoding aminoglycoside phosphotransferase family protein, with product MAVHTVGREAVDGLLARAGIARARVASRTAMAGGSYNALHEVGLTDGTRLVLKVPPPAGTPRLRYEAELLCGEALFYESAAAAGVPAPRVVHARWSEDAPGAAPFLLMTHTPGVSWHEAGESMADGERDRLRGELGGLVARLHTVRGPGFGYPAQRVAPLAGRWAPAFGAMTDAVLDDAAAFGSWLPLPADAIRSALAGGSAALAEVAEPALVHFDLWPGNVLLDGAPGARKVSGLIDGERMFWGDPLADFASLSLLSPPLEDDPAFLAGYGAAGGRTAFDGAARVRLALYRCYLYLIMLVEVVPRGTEGAHLAWVRDFTTPRLTAALDTVVRGC from the coding sequence GTGGCGGTGCACACGGTGGGCCGGGAGGCGGTGGACGGCCTGCTCGCGCGGGCCGGGATAGCACGGGCGCGGGTCGCCTCGCGGACGGCGATGGCCGGCGGGTCCTACAACGCGCTGCACGAGGTCGGCCTCACCGACGGCACCCGGCTGGTCCTGAAGGTCCCGCCGCCCGCGGGCACCCCGCGGTTGCGCTACGAGGCGGAACTGCTGTGCGGCGAGGCGCTGTTCTACGAGTCCGCCGCCGCGGCGGGGGTGCCGGCGCCGCGGGTGGTGCACGCGCGGTGGTCGGAGGACGCCCCGGGGGCGGCGCCCTTCCTGCTGATGACGCATACGCCCGGGGTGTCGTGGCACGAGGCCGGCGAGTCGATGGCGGACGGTGAACGCGACCGGTTGCGGGGGGAGTTGGGCGGCCTGGTGGCACGGCTGCACACCGTGCGCGGTCCGGGCTTCGGCTATCCGGCGCAGCGCGTGGCGCCGCTCGCCGGCCGCTGGGCACCGGCCTTCGGGGCGATGACCGACGCGGTGCTGGACGACGCGGCGGCCTTCGGGTCGTGGCTGCCGCTGCCGGCCGACGCGATACGGTCCGCGCTGGCGGGCGGGTCGGCGGCGCTCGCGGAGGTGGCCGAGCCTGCGCTCGTGCACTTCGACCTGTGGCCCGGCAATGTCCTGCTGGACGGTGCGCCGGGGGCGCGTAAGGTCAGCGGGCTGATCGACGGCGAGCGGATGTTCTGGGGCGACCCGCTGGCGGACTTCGCGTCGCTGTCGCTGCTGAGCCCTCCCCTTGAGGACGATCCGGCCTTCCTGGCGGGTTACGGCGCGGCGGGCGGGCGTACGGCCTTCGACGGCGCGGCGCGGGTGCGCCTGGCGCTCTACCGCTGCTATCTGTACCTGATCATGCTGGTCGAGGTCGTGCCGCGCGGCACGGAGGGCGCACACCTGGCCTGGGTGCGGGACTTCACCACCCCGCGGCTGACCGCGGCGCTCGACACGGTGGTCAGGGGCTGCTGA
- a CDS encoding ketoacyl-ACP synthase III, translating to MKAEIAVSAGARHTRILGVGAYRPRRVVDNAEVCRHIDSTDEWIRSRTGIVTRRWAGPDETLGVMAEQAASKAIAAAGITPDAITCVIAATFTHLKQTPAVATEIGYRIGATGAAGFDISAGCAGFVHGLTLASDAVRARGGHVLVVGVERMSDILDLTDRSTAFIFGDGAGAVVVGPSDTPGIGPVVWGADGSQADAIEQSVPWDALRDTPDQPFPALRQDGQRVFRWAVYEMSKVAVQALDAAGIAADDLDAFIPHQANERIIDSMTRSMALPARVAVAKDIVTTGNTSGASIPLAMESLLASGRAATGDTALLLGYGSGLSYAALVATLP from the coding sequence ATGAAAGCTGAGATCGCCGTGTCCGCAGGTGCGCGGCACACCCGGATCCTCGGGGTCGGCGCATACCGCCCCCGCCGGGTCGTCGACAACGCGGAGGTGTGCCGGCACATCGACTCCACCGACGAGTGGATCCGGTCGAGAACCGGCATCGTGACCCGCCGCTGGGCCGGGCCCGACGAGACCCTGGGCGTCATGGCCGAACAGGCCGCGAGCAAGGCGATCGCGGCGGCCGGGATCACCCCCGACGCCATCACCTGCGTGATCGCCGCGACCTTCACGCACCTCAAGCAGACCCCCGCCGTCGCCACCGAGATCGGCTACCGGATCGGCGCCACCGGCGCTGCCGGCTTCGACATCTCGGCCGGCTGCGCCGGCTTCGTGCACGGCCTCACACTGGCCTCCGACGCGGTCAGGGCCCGCGGCGGCCATGTGCTGGTCGTCGGCGTCGAGCGGATGTCCGACATCCTCGACCTGACCGACCGCTCCACCGCGTTCATCTTCGGCGACGGCGCGGGCGCGGTCGTCGTCGGCCCGTCGGACACCCCTGGCATCGGCCCGGTCGTCTGGGGCGCCGACGGCTCCCAGGCCGACGCCATCGAGCAGAGCGTGCCGTGGGACGCGCTGCGGGACACCCCGGACCAGCCCTTCCCCGCGCTGCGGCAGGACGGGCAGCGGGTCTTCCGCTGGGCGGTCTACGAGATGTCCAAGGTCGCCGTCCAGGCGCTCGACGCGGCCGGCATCGCCGCGGACGACCTCGACGCCTTCATCCCGCACCAGGCGAACGAGCGGATCATCGACTCCATGACCCGCTCCATGGCCCTGCCGGCCCGGGTCGCGGTCGCGAAGGACATCGTCACCACCGGCAACACCTCGGGCGCCTCCATCCCGCTCGCGATGGAGTCGCTGCTCGCCTCGGGCCGGGCCGCCACCGGCGACACGGCCCTGCTGCTCGGCTACGGCTCGGGGCTGTCCTACGCGGCACTCGTCGCGACCCTGCCCTGA
- a CDS encoding LacI family transcriptional regulator: MTSSRPAGPRQPTLEDVARSAGVSRATVSRVVNGTRNVDPEIQRIVQEAVAATGYVPNRAARTLVTRRTDSVALVFSVPAHRTADDPFLGQVFSDPFFGRVVGGLLTVLRPRGVHPVLMLADSEDARHTLVANLRQEHIDGVALVSIAPGDSLPFLLTEAGLPTVLFARPSTPIPISYVDVAQQAGAKLAAERLLARGCRRITTIAGPFDSPAGQDRLAGFREAMAEHGHAYVPSVEGSFTQVGGERAMRELLERFPDTDGVFVANDLMAQGALLVLRDSGRRVPEDVAVIGFDDSSAALASRPLLTTVRQPVEDMAAEMAKLLMALIDDPSQETRSVIFKTTLVLRDSA; the protein is encoded by the coding sequence ATGACGAGCAGCCGTCCGGCGGGGCCACGCCAGCCCACTCTGGAAGACGTCGCCCGGTCGGCCGGGGTGTCGCGGGCGACGGTCTCGCGGGTGGTCAACGGGACGCGGAATGTGGACCCGGAGATCCAGCGGATCGTCCAGGAGGCGGTGGCGGCCACCGGTTACGTGCCCAACCGGGCGGCCAGGACGCTGGTGACCCGGCGCACCGACTCGGTGGCCCTGGTGTTCTCGGTGCCGGCCCACCGCACCGCCGACGACCCCTTCCTCGGCCAGGTCTTCAGCGACCCCTTCTTCGGCCGGGTGGTCGGCGGTCTGCTGACGGTGCTGCGGCCGCGCGGGGTGCATCCGGTGCTGATGCTCGCCGACTCCGAGGACGCGCGGCACACCCTGGTCGCCAACCTGCGCCAGGAGCACATCGACGGGGTCGCCCTGGTGTCGATAGCGCCGGGCGACTCGCTGCCCTTCCTGCTGACCGAGGCGGGGCTGCCGACCGTTCTCTTCGCGCGGCCCTCGACGCCGATCCCGATCAGCTACGTGGACGTGGCGCAGCAGGCGGGCGCGAAGCTGGCGGCGGAGCGGCTGCTGGCCCGCGGGTGCCGGCGGATCACCACGATCGCCGGCCCCTTCGACTCGCCGGCCGGGCAGGACCGCCTCGCGGGTTTCCGGGAGGCGATGGCCGAGCACGGGCACGCGTATGTGCCCAGCGTGGAGGGCAGTTTCACGCAGGTCGGCGGTGAGCGGGCGATGCGGGAGCTGCTGGAGCGCTTCCCCGACACCGACGGGGTCTTCGTCGCCAACGACCTGATGGCGCAGGGCGCGCTGCTGGTGCTGCGGGACTCGGGGCGCCGGGTGCCCGAGGACGTGGCGGTCATCGGTTTCGACGACAGCAGCGCGGCGCTGGCCTCCCGGCCGCTGCTGACCACCGTCAGGCAGCCGGTGGAGGACATGGCGGCGGAGATGGCGAAGCTGCTGATGGCGCTGATCGACGACCCGTCGCAGGAGACCAGGTCGGTGATCTTCAAGACGACGCTGGTGCTCCGGGATTCCGCCTGA
- a CDS encoding phosphodiester glycosidase family protein, with amino-acid sequence MSQQTTDPRPDDRAAGPDGGPPRPARTRWRRLLPWKHRRDLTPEQLRRRKLVTRSLTGVCVICVGTLGWSVGQALTYPGKDSTTARLAEWARDHELGFVVDKLEDMQYSMDPPKVGGTLPADALARMKATQGAAPTPAHVTAQPLVPLHAPMPPPVSPALPGEGVYRTLAAAHDQPIVQGTYVRPDGDHTSYEAAVAWISGKYARFQLHPGFREPGGTFDVPPSIPKGLRTGLVATWNGGFRITDGGSRGGFYLDGRTAGSLRDGAASEVFYRDGSIRIGVWGRDVRMTPDVTGVRQCLELMVDRGRVVPDIGDDSKWGVSDQSRMFVPRSGVGVTAQGDIVMVVGQALSAQTLAQLMQRAGAVRAMPLDMNRAWPSFMSYDGTRTPADPTPTNILDFEDPPDRYYAQATRDFVAVYAR; translated from the coding sequence ATGAGCCAGCAGACCACCGACCCGCGGCCGGACGACCGGGCCGCCGGCCCCGACGGCGGCCCACCCCGGCCCGCCAGGACCCGCTGGCGCCGGCTGCTGCCGTGGAAGCACCGGCGCGACCTCACCCCCGAGCAGCTCCGCCGCCGCAAACTGGTCACCCGCTCGCTCACCGGCGTCTGCGTGATCTGCGTCGGCACCCTCGGCTGGTCCGTCGGCCAGGCGCTCACCTACCCGGGCAAGGACAGCACCACGGCCCGCCTCGCCGAATGGGCCCGCGACCACGAACTGGGCTTCGTGGTCGACAAGCTGGAGGACATGCAGTACTCGATGGACCCGCCGAAGGTCGGCGGCACCCTGCCCGCCGACGCGCTGGCCCGCATGAAGGCCACCCAGGGCGCCGCCCCCACCCCCGCGCACGTCACCGCCCAGCCCCTGGTCCCGCTGCACGCCCCGATGCCGCCGCCGGTCAGCCCGGCACTCCCCGGCGAGGGCGTCTACCGCACACTGGCCGCCGCCCACGACCAGCCCATCGTCCAGGGCACCTACGTACGCCCCGACGGCGACCACACCTCCTACGAGGCCGCGGTCGCCTGGATCAGCGGCAAATACGCCCGCTTCCAGCTCCACCCCGGCTTCCGCGAGCCCGGCGGCACCTTCGATGTGCCGCCGAGCATCCCGAAGGGCCTGCGCACCGGGCTGGTCGCCACCTGGAACGGCGGTTTCCGCATCACCGACGGCGGCTCCCGCGGCGGCTTCTACCTCGACGGCCGCACCGCGGGCTCACTGCGCGACGGCGCCGCCTCCGAAGTCTTCTACCGCGACGGCTCCATCCGCATCGGCGTCTGGGGCCGCGACGTCCGCATGACCCCCGACGTCACCGGCGTCCGCCAGTGCCTCGAACTCATGGTCGACCGCGGCCGGGTCGTCCCCGACATCGGCGACGACTCCAAGTGGGGCGTCAGCGACCAGAGCCGGATGTTCGTCCCGCGCTCCGGCGTCGGCGTCACCGCGCAGGGCGACATCGTCATGGTCGTCGGCCAGGCGCTCTCCGCGCAGACGCTGGCGCAGCTGATGCAGCGGGCCGGGGCGGTGCGCGCCATGCCATTGGACATGAACAGGGCCTGGCCCTCCTTCATGTCCTACGACGGCACGCGCACACCTGCCGATCCGACCCCCACGAACATCCTCGACTTCGAGGATCCGCCGGACCGGTACTACGCGCAGGCCACCCGCGATTTCGTCGCGGTCTACGCCCGCTGA
- a CDS encoding SMP-30/gluconolactonase/LRE family protein, translating to MRRPEVGRVRSSAMEMGKPRVLLDGIAFGESPRWYGDRLWFADWGAGEVVAVGADGGSEVVLRPDFPTFPMCVTWLPDGGGLLVVSSSQDRVLRRAADGSLVPYADLGPVAHGWNEIVADGRGHVYVNGGGFDLMAGEDFKPGVIALVTPDGAARQVADGIAFPNGMLVTPDDSTLIVAESYANRLTAFDIGPDGSLSRRRVWADLGDGCPDGICLDAEGAVWYADVPNQRCVRVREGGEVLASVELDRGCFACALGGPDGRTLFLVATEWAGVENARGGPRTGQLLTVAAPAPGVGRP from the coding sequence ATGCGACGGCCGGAGGTCGGCCGGGTCAGGAGTTCCGCCATGGAGATGGGCAAGCCGCGCGTCCTGCTGGACGGCATCGCCTTCGGTGAGTCGCCGCGCTGGTACGGCGACCGGTTGTGGTTCGCCGACTGGGGTGCGGGCGAGGTGGTCGCGGTCGGCGCGGACGGCGGCAGCGAGGTGGTACTGCGGCCGGACTTCCCGACCTTCCCGATGTGCGTCACGTGGCTGCCGGACGGCGGCGGCCTGCTGGTGGTGTCGTCCAGCCAGGACCGGGTGCTGCGCAGGGCGGCGGACGGCTCGCTGGTGCCGTACGCGGACCTGGGCCCGGTGGCGCACGGCTGGAACGAGATCGTGGCGGACGGCCGCGGCCATGTCTACGTCAACGGCGGCGGCTTCGACCTGATGGCCGGCGAGGACTTCAAGCCGGGGGTGATCGCGCTGGTCACCCCGGACGGCGCGGCGCGGCAGGTCGCGGACGGGATCGCCTTTCCGAACGGCATGCTGGTCACGCCGGACGACTCGACGCTGATCGTCGCCGAGTCGTACGCGAACCGGCTCACCGCCTTCGACATCGGGCCGGACGGCAGCCTGTCGCGCCGCAGGGTGTGGGCGGACCTGGGCGACGGCTGCCCGGACGGCATCTGCCTCGACGCGGAGGGTGCGGTCTGGTACGCCGATGTGCCCAACCAGCGGTGCGTGCGGGTACGCGAGGGCGGCGAGGTGCTCGCGTCGGTCGAGCTGGACCGGGGCTGTTTCGCGTGCGCGCTGGGCGGCCCGGACGGCAGGACGCTCTTCCTTGTCGCGACCGAGTGGGCCGGCGTCGAGAACGCGCGGGGCGGCCCGCGTACGGGGCAGCTGCTGACGGTGGCGGCGCCTGCGCCCGGCGTGGGGCGGCCTTGA
- a CDS encoding TetR family transcriptional regulator, translating into MGAAREPLVEQGWAAVTHVAVAARSGVGRATVHRRWPDTSGMLRDAIVQRTRAARITPTGGLRAGLVAGLDALRRVLHGPVGGHGRRAVIARAGVDPVFAELERELYAAGSRVRRESGRGRSASCRPASTWTWRSTGWRARRSTGGLRAGGGFGTDVVRAVVGGFLAAAAQGA; encoded by the coding sequence CTGGGGGCCGCGCGGGAGCCGCTGGTCGAGCAGGGCTGGGCGGCGGTGACGCATGTCGCGGTCGCCGCCCGCAGCGGGGTCGGGCGCGCCACCGTCCACCGGCGCTGGCCCGACACGTCCGGCATGCTCAGGGACGCGATCGTGCAGCGGACACGGGCCGCGCGCATCACCCCGACCGGCGGTCTGCGCGCCGGCCTGGTGGCCGGGCTGGACGCGCTGCGCAGGGTGCTGCACGGTCCGGTGGGCGGGCACGGGAGGCGGGCGGTCATCGCACGGGCGGGCGTGGACCCGGTGTTCGCCGAGCTGGAGCGGGAGCTGTACGCGGCGGGTTCGCGGGTGCGGCGGGAGAGCGGGCGCGGCCGGTCGGCGAGCTGCCGGCCGGCCTCGACGTGGACCTGGCGATCGACCGGCTGGCGGGCCCGCCGGTCTACCGGCGGCCTGCGGGCCGGCGGCGGCTTCGGCACCGACGTGGTGCGCGCGGTGGTCGGCGGCTTCCTGGCCGCGGCGGCGCAGGGCGCCTGA